Proteins encoded together in one Styela clava chromosome 12, kaStyClav1.hap1.2, whole genome shotgun sequence window:
- the LOC144430818 gene encoding uncharacterized protein LOC144430818: protein MASLIVEKARETTLNVPNDSQCQTTCRPGKKGPEGTKGDIGRPGQNGATGLQGAKGESGTSCKCSQYNELAHQVQFLKQKAHDLQLVAEDWYRVPDFLFSYIVVKVPSDYQTAGKHCERMGGRLAENDIRSAAIHSDLLDNFIRSAGTFIWIGLDDLEEQNNWKWSDGVSSTSSNTPGVANLWRMRQTWGIA from the exons ATGGCATCTTTAATTGTGGAAAAAGCTCGAGAAACAACACTGAATg TTCCAAATGATTCTCAATGTCAAACAACATGTCGGCCAGGCAAGAAAGGCCCCGAAGGTACAAAAGGTGATATCGGACGACCAGGACAAAATGGCGCCACAGGACTTCAGGGAGCTAAAGGAGAAAGCGGAACATCGTGTAAATGCTCACAATATAATGAGTTGGCACATCAAGTTCAATTCCTCAAACAAAAAG CTCACGACTTACAACTCGTAGCGGAAGATTGGTATCGCGTTCCCGATTTTCTATTTTCGTACATAGTAGTCAAAGTACCGTCAGACTATCAAACTGCCGGGAAACACTGCGAACGCATGGGTGGCCGATTAGCAGAAAATGATATACGGAGTGCAGCTATTCACAG cGATCTTCTTGACAACTTTATCAGAAGTGCAGGAACTTTTATCTGGATCGGACTTGACGACCTTGAGGAACAAAACAACTGGAAATGGTCGGACGGAGTTTCGTCAACTTCTTCTAAtacaccaggggtggccaacctatggcgcatgcgccaaacgtggggcattgcatga
- the LOC120330037 gene encoding uncharacterized protein LOC120330037, with protein MKLLLWCSVFLALIYLSSTATIGERQKPAEEYSKTIRRKRGLFNDISNAVGGGFRKIYEGSKWVVKAMNKAYEHTPIGMLDKAVSNSNTALGRYWKATKNEATEFALHYAAAI; from the exons ATGAAATTGCTACTTTGGTGTTCGGTTTTTTTGGCATTGATTTATCTGTCATCTAC TGCTACGATTGGAGAAAGACAAAAACCTGCAGAAG AATATAGCAAGACTATCCGCCGCAAAAGAGGACTCTTTAATGATATTTCAAATGCAGTGGGAGGAGgatttagaaaaatatatgaAGGTAGCAAATGGGTCGTGAAAGCTATGAATAAAGCATATGAACATACTCCAATTGGAATGCTAGACAAGGCCGTTTCCAACTCGAATACTGCATTAGGAAGATATTGGAAAGCAACGAAAAATGAAGCAACTGAATTTGCACTGCATTATGCTGCGGCAATATGA